Proteins from a single region of Urocitellus parryii isolate mUroPar1 chromosome 4, mUroPar1.hap1, whole genome shotgun sequence:
- the Pigo gene encoding GPI ethanolamine phosphate transferase 3, catalytic subunit isoform X1, with the protein MQKISVLLFLAWVCFLFYAGIALFTSGFLLTRLELTNHSSCQEPPGPGFLPWGNQGKPGACWMASRFSRVVLVLIDALRFDFAQPQYSQVPGEPPVSLPFLGKLRSLQRILEIQPHHARLYRSQVDPPTTTMQRLKALTTGSLPTFIDAGNNFASHAILEDNLIKQLTNAGRRVVFMGDDTWKDLFPGAFSKAFFFSSFNVRDLHTVDNGILEHLYPTMDSGEWDVLIAHFLGVDHCGHKHGPHHPEMAKKLSQMDQVIQGLVDRLENDTLLVVAGDHGMTMNGDHGGDSELEVSAALFLYSPTALFPSTPPEEPEVIPQVSLVPTLALLLGLPIPFGNIGEVIAELFSAGKDSQPHLSALAQASALHLNAQQVSRFLHTYSAATQDLQVKELHQLQNLFSKASADYQWLLQNSQGAEAALQTVIAELQQFLRGARAICIESWARFSLVRMAGGAALLAAACFLCLLASQWATSPSFHFRPLLLIPGAWGLGGAILYAGLLATTGLKLDPVVLGTMAATSSLLPFLWKAWAGWGSKRPIATLLPIPGPVLLLLLIRLAAFFSDSFVVAEARATPFLLGSLILLLVAQLHWEGQLLPPKLLTIPRLGSSSPTGPPRHSGAYALKLGVGLLLCTRLAGLFHRCPEETPACHSSPWLSPLASMVGGRAKNLWYGACVGALVTLLVAVRLWLGRYGNLKSPEPPVLFVRWGLPVMALGTAAYWALASGADEAPPRLRALVAGASVVLPRAVVALAASGLMLLLWRPVTVLVKAGASAPRTRIVLTPFSGPPTSQADLDYVVPQIYRHMQEEFRGRLERTKSQGPLTVAAYQLGSIYSAAMVTALTFLAFPLLLLHAERISLVFLLLFLQSFLLLHLLAAGIPITTSGPFTVPWQAVSAWALMATQTFYSTGHQPVFPAIHWHAAFVGFPEGHGSSTWLPALLVGANTFASHLLFSVGCPLLLLWPFLCESQGPRKRRQPPGSEAEARVRPEEEVEEPLMEMRLRDAPHHFNAALLQLGLKYLFVLGVQILACTLAASILRRHLMVWKVFAPKFIFEAIGFIVSSVGLLLGIALVMRVDGAVSSWFRKLVLAQQR; encoded by the exons ATGCAGAAGATCTCCGTGTTGCTCTTCCTGGCCTGGGTCTGCTTCCTCTTCTATGCTGGCATTGCCCTCTTCACCAGTGGCTTCCTTCTCACCCGTTTGGAGCTCACTAACCATAGCAGCTGCCAagagcccccaggtcctgggTTCCTGCCTTGGGGAAATCAAGGGAAGCCTGGGGCCTGCTGGATGGCTTCCCGGTTCTCCCGGGTTGTGTTGGTGCTGATAGATGCCCTGCGATTTGACTTTGCCCAGCCCCAGTACTCACAAGTGCCTGGGGAGCCTCCTGTCTCACTGCCCTTCCTGGGCAAACTACGCTCCTTGCAAAGGATCCTGGAGATTCAGCCCCACCATGCCCGACTCTATCGATCGCAGGTTGATCCTCCTACGACCACCATGCAGCGCCTCAAGGCCCTCACCACCGGCTCATTACCTACTTTTATTGATGCTGGCAATAACTTTGCCAGCCATGCCATATTGGAAGACAATCTTATTAAACAACTCACCAATGCAG GAAGGCGTGTAGTCTTCATGGGAGATGATACCTGGAAAGATCTTTTCCCTGGAGCTTTTTCAAaagctttcttcttctcttccttcaatGTCAGAGACCTACACACAGTGGACAATGGCATCCTGGAACACCTGTATCCCACCA TGGACAGTGGTGAATGGGACGTGCTGATTGCTCACTTCCTGGGTGTGGATCATTGTGGCCACAAGCATGGCCCTCACCACCCTGAAATGGCCAAGAAACTTAGCCAGATGGACCAGGTGATCCA GGGACTTGTGGACCGTTTGGAGAATGACACACTGCTGGTGGTGGCTGGGGACCACGGGATGACCATGAATGGAGACCATGGAGGGGACAGTGAGCTGGAAGTCTCAGCTGCACTCTTTCTATACAGCCCCACAGCCCTGTTTCCCAGCACCCCACCAGAG GAGCCAGAAGTGATTCCTCAAGTCAGCCTTGTGCCCACACTGGCCCTGCTACTAGGCCTGCCCATACCATTTGGAAACATTGGGGAGGTGATAGCTGAGCTGTTCTCAGCGGGCAAGGACTCCCAGCCCCACCTCTCTGCTCTAGCCCAAGCCTCAGCTCTCCATCTCAATGCCCAGCAG GTATCCCGATTTCTTCATACCTACTCAGCTGCAACTCAGGACCTCCAAGTTAAGGAGCTTCATCAGCTACAGAATCTCTTCTCCAAGGCCTCTGCTGACTACCAGTGGCTTCTTCAGAACTCCCAAGGGGCTGAGGCTGCATTGCAGACTGTGATTGCTGAGCTGCAGCAATTCCTGCGGGGAGCTCGGGCTATATGCATTGAGTCTTGGGCCCGTTTCTCTCTGGTCCGCATGGCAGGGGGTGCTGCTCTCTTGGCTGCTGCCTGCTTTCTCTGTCTGCTCGCATCCCAGTGGGCAACATCCCCAAGCTTCCACTTTCGCCCTCTGCTGCTTAtacctggggcctggggcctgggtggaGCCATACTATATGCAGGACTCCTGGCAACTACTGGGCTGAAGCTGGATCCAGTGGTTCTGGGGACCATGGCTGCAACAAGCTCACTTCTCCCTTTTCTGTGGAAAGCTTGGGCTGGCTGGGGGTCTAAGAGGCCCATAGCAACTCTGCTTCCCATCCCTGGGCCTGTCCTTTTACTCCTGCTCATTCGCTTGGCTGCCTTCTTCTCTGATAGTTTTGTTGTAGCTGAGGCCAGGGCTACCCCCTTCCTTTTGGGCTCACTCATTTTGCTCCTGGTTGCCCAGCTTCACTGGGAGGGTCAGCTGCTGCCGCCTAAACTGCTCACAATACCCCGCCTTGGCTCTTCTTCCCCAACAGGCCCCCCacggcacagtggtgcatatgCCCTGAAGCTTGGAGTTGGGTTGCTTTTATGTACAAGGCTAGCTGGGCTTTTTCATCGCTGCCCTGAAGAGACACCTGCTTGCCACTCCTCTCCCTGGCTGAGTCCTCTGGCATCCATGGTGGGAGGTCGAGCCAAAAATTTGTGGTACGGAGCTTGTGTTGGGGCACTGGTGACCCTATTAGTTGCTGTGCGACTATGGCTTGGCCGCTATGGTAATCTCAAGAGCCCTGAGCCCCCTGTGCTCTTTGTGCGCTGGGGGCTGCCTGTAATGGCACTGGGCACTGCTGCCTACTGGGCATTGGCATCGGGGGCCGATGAAGCACCCCCGCGTCTACGAGCCCTGGTTGCTGGGGCATCAGTTGTGCTTCCTCGGGCAGTGGTGGCGCTGGCTGCTTCAGGACTCATGCTGCTTCTCTGGAGGCCTGTGACAGTGCTGGTAAAGGCTGGGGCAAGTGCCCCAAGGACCAGGATTGTCCTCACTCCCTTCTCGGGGCCCCCTACTTCTCAAGCTGACTTGGATTATGTGGTCCCTCAAATTTACCGACACATGCAGGAGGAGTTCCGGGGCCGGCTAGAGAGGACCAAATCTCAGGGTCCCTTGACTGTGGCCGCCTATCAGTTGGGGAGCATCTACTCAGCTGCTATGGTCACGGCCCTCACCTTTTTGGCCTTTCCACTTCTGCTATTGCATGCAGAGCGCATCAGCCTTGTGTTCCTGCTTCTGTTTCTGCAGAGCTTCCTTCTCCTGCATCTGCTTGCTGCTGGGATACCCATCACCACCTCTG GTCCTTTTACTGTGCCATGGCAGGCAGTGTCAGCATGGGCCCTCATGGCCACACAGACCTTCTACTCTACAGGCCACCAGCCTGTCTTTCCAGCCATCCATTGGCATGCAGCTTTTGTGGGATTCCCAGAAGGTCATGGCTCCTCTACTTGGCTGCCTGCTTTGCTAGTAGGAGCCAACACCTTTGCCTCCCACCTCCTCTTTTCAG TAGGTTGCCCACTACTTCTGTTGTGGCCTTTCCTATGTGAGAGTCAAGGGCCAAGGAAGAGGCGGCAACCCCCAGGGAGTGAAGCTGAGGCCAGAGTCAGGcctgaggaggaggtggaggagccaCTGATGGAGATGAGGCTCCGGGATGCACCTCACCACTTCAATGCAGCACTTCTGCAGCTGGGCCTCAAGTACCTCTTTGTCCTTGGTGTTCAG ATTCTGGCTTGTACCTTGGCTGCCTCCATCCTCCGCAGGCATCTCATGGTCTGGAAGGTGTTTGCCCCCAA GTTCATTTTTGAGGCCATAGGCTTCATCGTGAGCAGCGTGGGACTTCTCCTGGGCATAGCATTGGTGATGCGAGTGGATGGTGCTGTGAGCTCCTGGTTCAGAAAACTAGTTCTGGCTCAGCAGAGGTAG
- the Pigo gene encoding GPI ethanolamine phosphate transferase 3, catalytic subunit isoform X2 — protein sequence MVDSGEWDVLIAHFLGVDHCGHKHGPHHPEMAKKLSQMDQVIQGLVDRLENDTLLVVAGDHGMTMNGDHGGDSELEVSAALFLYSPTALFPSTPPEEPEVIPQVSLVPTLALLLGLPIPFGNIGEVIAELFSAGKDSQPHLSALAQASALHLNAQQVSRFLHTYSAATQDLQVKELHQLQNLFSKASADYQWLLQNSQGAEAALQTVIAELQQFLRGARAICIESWARFSLVRMAGGAALLAAACFLCLLASQWATSPSFHFRPLLLIPGAWGLGGAILYAGLLATTGLKLDPVVLGTMAATSSLLPFLWKAWAGWGSKRPIATLLPIPGPVLLLLLIRLAAFFSDSFVVAEARATPFLLGSLILLLVAQLHWEGQLLPPKLLTIPRLGSSSPTGPPRHSGAYALKLGVGLLLCTRLAGLFHRCPEETPACHSSPWLSPLASMVGGRAKNLWYGACVGALVTLLVAVRLWLGRYGNLKSPEPPVLFVRWGLPVMALGTAAYWALASGADEAPPRLRALVAGASVVLPRAVVALAASGLMLLLWRPVTVLVKAGASAPRTRIVLTPFSGPPTSQADLDYVVPQIYRHMQEEFRGRLERTKSQGPLTVAAYQLGSIYSAAMVTALTFLAFPLLLLHAERISLVFLLLFLQSFLLLHLLAAGIPITTSGPFTVPWQAVSAWALMATQTFYSTGHQPVFPAIHWHAAFVGFPEGHGSSTWLPALLVGANTFASHLLFSVGCPLLLLWPFLCESQGPRKRRQPPGSEAEARVRPEEEVEEPLMEMRLRDAPHHFNAALLQLGLKYLFVLGVQILACTLAASILRRHLMVWKVFAPKFIFEAIGFIVSSVGLLLGIALVMRVDGAVSSWFRKLVLAQQR from the exons ATGG TGGACAGTGGTGAATGGGACGTGCTGATTGCTCACTTCCTGGGTGTGGATCATTGTGGCCACAAGCATGGCCCTCACCACCCTGAAATGGCCAAGAAACTTAGCCAGATGGACCAGGTGATCCA GGGACTTGTGGACCGTTTGGAGAATGACACACTGCTGGTGGTGGCTGGGGACCACGGGATGACCATGAATGGAGACCATGGAGGGGACAGTGAGCTGGAAGTCTCAGCTGCACTCTTTCTATACAGCCCCACAGCCCTGTTTCCCAGCACCCCACCAGAG GAGCCAGAAGTGATTCCTCAAGTCAGCCTTGTGCCCACACTGGCCCTGCTACTAGGCCTGCCCATACCATTTGGAAACATTGGGGAGGTGATAGCTGAGCTGTTCTCAGCGGGCAAGGACTCCCAGCCCCACCTCTCTGCTCTAGCCCAAGCCTCAGCTCTCCATCTCAATGCCCAGCAG GTATCCCGATTTCTTCATACCTACTCAGCTGCAACTCAGGACCTCCAAGTTAAGGAGCTTCATCAGCTACAGAATCTCTTCTCCAAGGCCTCTGCTGACTACCAGTGGCTTCTTCAGAACTCCCAAGGGGCTGAGGCTGCATTGCAGACTGTGATTGCTGAGCTGCAGCAATTCCTGCGGGGAGCTCGGGCTATATGCATTGAGTCTTGGGCCCGTTTCTCTCTGGTCCGCATGGCAGGGGGTGCTGCTCTCTTGGCTGCTGCCTGCTTTCTCTGTCTGCTCGCATCCCAGTGGGCAACATCCCCAAGCTTCCACTTTCGCCCTCTGCTGCTTAtacctggggcctggggcctgggtggaGCCATACTATATGCAGGACTCCTGGCAACTACTGGGCTGAAGCTGGATCCAGTGGTTCTGGGGACCATGGCTGCAACAAGCTCACTTCTCCCTTTTCTGTGGAAAGCTTGGGCTGGCTGGGGGTCTAAGAGGCCCATAGCAACTCTGCTTCCCATCCCTGGGCCTGTCCTTTTACTCCTGCTCATTCGCTTGGCTGCCTTCTTCTCTGATAGTTTTGTTGTAGCTGAGGCCAGGGCTACCCCCTTCCTTTTGGGCTCACTCATTTTGCTCCTGGTTGCCCAGCTTCACTGGGAGGGTCAGCTGCTGCCGCCTAAACTGCTCACAATACCCCGCCTTGGCTCTTCTTCCCCAACAGGCCCCCCacggcacagtggtgcatatgCCCTGAAGCTTGGAGTTGGGTTGCTTTTATGTACAAGGCTAGCTGGGCTTTTTCATCGCTGCCCTGAAGAGACACCTGCTTGCCACTCCTCTCCCTGGCTGAGTCCTCTGGCATCCATGGTGGGAGGTCGAGCCAAAAATTTGTGGTACGGAGCTTGTGTTGGGGCACTGGTGACCCTATTAGTTGCTGTGCGACTATGGCTTGGCCGCTATGGTAATCTCAAGAGCCCTGAGCCCCCTGTGCTCTTTGTGCGCTGGGGGCTGCCTGTAATGGCACTGGGCACTGCTGCCTACTGGGCATTGGCATCGGGGGCCGATGAAGCACCCCCGCGTCTACGAGCCCTGGTTGCTGGGGCATCAGTTGTGCTTCCTCGGGCAGTGGTGGCGCTGGCTGCTTCAGGACTCATGCTGCTTCTCTGGAGGCCTGTGACAGTGCTGGTAAAGGCTGGGGCAAGTGCCCCAAGGACCAGGATTGTCCTCACTCCCTTCTCGGGGCCCCCTACTTCTCAAGCTGACTTGGATTATGTGGTCCCTCAAATTTACCGACACATGCAGGAGGAGTTCCGGGGCCGGCTAGAGAGGACCAAATCTCAGGGTCCCTTGACTGTGGCCGCCTATCAGTTGGGGAGCATCTACTCAGCTGCTATGGTCACGGCCCTCACCTTTTTGGCCTTTCCACTTCTGCTATTGCATGCAGAGCGCATCAGCCTTGTGTTCCTGCTTCTGTTTCTGCAGAGCTTCCTTCTCCTGCATCTGCTTGCTGCTGGGATACCCATCACCACCTCTG GTCCTTTTACTGTGCCATGGCAGGCAGTGTCAGCATGGGCCCTCATGGCCACACAGACCTTCTACTCTACAGGCCACCAGCCTGTCTTTCCAGCCATCCATTGGCATGCAGCTTTTGTGGGATTCCCAGAAGGTCATGGCTCCTCTACTTGGCTGCCTGCTTTGCTAGTAGGAGCCAACACCTTTGCCTCCCACCTCCTCTTTTCAG TAGGTTGCCCACTACTTCTGTTGTGGCCTTTCCTATGTGAGAGTCAAGGGCCAAGGAAGAGGCGGCAACCCCCAGGGAGTGAAGCTGAGGCCAGAGTCAGGcctgaggaggaggtggaggagccaCTGATGGAGATGAGGCTCCGGGATGCACCTCACCACTTCAATGCAGCACTTCTGCAGCTGGGCCTCAAGTACCTCTTTGTCCTTGGTGTTCAG ATTCTGGCTTGTACCTTGGCTGCCTCCATCCTCCGCAGGCATCTCATGGTCTGGAAGGTGTTTGCCCCCAA GTTCATTTTTGAGGCCATAGGCTTCATCGTGAGCAGCGTGGGACTTCTCCTGGGCATAGCATTGGTGATGCGAGTGGATGGTGCTGTGAGCTCCTGGTTCAGAAAACTAGTTCTGGCTCAGCAGAGGTAG
- the Stoml2 gene encoding stomatin-like protein 2, mitochondrial isoform X2, whose protein sequence is MDPYKASYGVEDPEYAVTQLAQTTMRSELGKLSLDKVFRERESLNANIVDAINQAADCWGIRCLRYEIKDIHVPPRVKESMQMQVEAERRKRATVLESEGTRESAINVAEGKKQAQILASEAEKAEQINQAAGEASAVLAKAKAKAEAIRILAAALTQHNGDAAASLTVAEQYVSAFSKLAKDSNTILLPSNPGDVTSMVAQAMGVYGALTKAPVPGAQNSVSTRSGRDVQGTDANLDEELDRVKLS, encoded by the exons ATGGACCCTTACAAG GCAAGTTATGGTGTGGAGGACCCTGAGTATGCTGTCACCCAGCTAGCTCAGACGACCATGAGATCAGAGCTTGGCAAACTTTCTCTGGACAAAGTCTTCCGG GAGCGGGAGTCCCTAAATGCCAACATTGTGGATGCCATCAACCAGGCTGCTGACTGCTGGGGCATCCGTTGCCTCCGTTATGAGATCAAGGATATCCATGTGCCACCTCGGGTGAAAGAGTCCATGCAGATGCAG GTGGAGGCAGAGCGGAGGAAACGGGCCACAGTTCTAGAGTCTGAAGGAACCCGAGAGTCGGCCAtcaatgtggcagagggaaagaaACAGGCTCAGATCCTGGCCTCTGAAGCAGAAAAGGCTGAACAAATAAATCAGGCAGCAG GAGAAGCTAGTGCAGTTCTGGCCAAGGCCAAGGCTAAGGCTGAAGCTATTCGCATCCTGGCCGCAGCTTTGACACAACAT AATGGAGATGCAGCAGCTTCACTGACTGTGGCAGAGCAATATGTCAGTGCGTTCTCCAAACTGGCCAAGGACTCCAACACTATCCTACTGCCTTCCAATCCTGGTGATGTTACCAGTATGGTGGCTCAG GCCATGGGTGTATATGGAGCCCTCACCAAAGCCCCAGTGCCAGGGGCCCAGAATTCGGTTTCTACCAGGAGTGGCAGAGATGTCCAGGGCACGGATGCAAATCTTGATGAAGAACTTGATCGAGTCAAACTGAGTTAG
- the Stoml2 gene encoding stomatin-like protein 2, mitochondrial isoform X1 — MLARAARGSGALLLRSAVQASARPPRRASSGLPRNTVVLFVPQQEAWVVERMGRFHRILEPGLNILIPVLDRIRYVQSLKEIVINVPEQSAVTLDNVTLQIDGVLYLRIMDPYKASYGVEDPEYAVTQLAQTTMRSELGKLSLDKVFRERESLNANIVDAINQAADCWGIRCLRYEIKDIHVPPRVKESMQMQVEAERRKRATVLESEGTRESAINVAEGKKQAQILASEAEKAEQINQAAGEASAVLAKAKAKAEAIRILAAALTQHNGDAAASLTVAEQYVSAFSKLAKDSNTILLPSNPGDVTSMVAQAMGVYGALTKAPVPGAQNSVSTRSGRDVQGTDANLDEELDRVKLS; from the exons ATGCTGGCGCGCGCGGCGCGGGGCAGTGGAGCCCTTTTGCTGAGG AGCGCTGTGCAGGCTTCTGCCCGTCCTCCGCGCCGCGCCTCCTCAGGATTGCCCCGAAACACAGTAGTACTGTTTGTGCCGCAGCAGGAGGCCTGGGTGGTGGAGCGAATGGGCCGATTCCACCGGATCTTGGAGCCA GGCTTGAACATCCTCATCCCTGTGTTAGACCGGATCCGATATGTGCAGAGTCTCAAGGAAATTGTCATCAACGTGCCTGAGCAGTCGGCTGTGACTCTTG ACAATGTAACTCTGCAGATTGATGGAGTCCTTTACCTACGCATCATGGACCCTTACAAG GCAAGTTATGGTGTGGAGGACCCTGAGTATGCTGTCACCCAGCTAGCTCAGACGACCATGAGATCAGAGCTTGGCAAACTTTCTCTGGACAAAGTCTTCCGG GAGCGGGAGTCCCTAAATGCCAACATTGTGGATGCCATCAACCAGGCTGCTGACTGCTGGGGCATCCGTTGCCTCCGTTATGAGATCAAGGATATCCATGTGCCACCTCGGGTGAAAGAGTCCATGCAGATGCAG GTGGAGGCAGAGCGGAGGAAACGGGCCACAGTTCTAGAGTCTGAAGGAACCCGAGAGTCGGCCAtcaatgtggcagagggaaagaaACAGGCTCAGATCCTGGCCTCTGAAGCAGAAAAGGCTGAACAAATAAATCAGGCAGCAG GAGAAGCTAGTGCAGTTCTGGCCAAGGCCAAGGCTAAGGCTGAAGCTATTCGCATCCTGGCCGCAGCTTTGACACAACAT AATGGAGATGCAGCAGCTTCACTGACTGTGGCAGAGCAATATGTCAGTGCGTTCTCCAAACTGGCCAAGGACTCCAACACTATCCTACTGCCTTCCAATCCTGGTGATGTTACCAGTATGGTGGCTCAG GCCATGGGTGTATATGGAGCCCTCACCAAAGCCCCAGTGCCAGGGGCCCAGAATTCGGTTTCTACCAGGAGTGGCAGAGATGTCCAGGGCACGGATGCAAATCTTGATGAAGAACTTGATCGAGTCAAACTGAGTTAG